A single Anopheles arabiensis isolate DONGOLA chromosome 2, AaraD3, whole genome shotgun sequence DNA region contains:
- the LOC120895689 gene encoding ADP-ribosylation factor-like protein 3 isoform X3, which produces MGLLSLLRKLRSAPEKELRILLLGLDNAGKTTLLKQLASEEVTQVTPTAGFNIKSVVSDGFKLNVWDIGGQSKIRPYWKNYFENTDVLIYVIDSSDKKRLEETGDELTELLLDDKLKSVPLLVFANKQDVVGALKASEIAECLKLVKLMDRTWQIQGCSALQGTGVKKIEGVTERAYF; this is translated from the exons ATG ggtcttctctctcttttgcgcAAGTTGCGGTCCGCGCCGGAAAAAGAGCTACGCATACTATTGCTCGGACTGGACAATGCCGGCAAGACGACACTACTGAAACAGCTCGCATCCGAGGAAGTCACACAAGTGACTCCGACAGCAGGATTCAACATCAAATCCGTTGTGTCGGACGGCTTCAAGCTGAACGTCTGGGATATTGGCGGGCAGAGCAAAATACGTCCTTATTGGAAAAACTACTTCGAAAACACCGACGTGCTAATTTATGTCATTGACTCAAGCGACAAGAAAAGGTTGGAAGAAACCGGTGACGAGCTTACCGAATTGCTCTTGGATGACAAACTCAAATCAGTCCCGTTGCTAGTGTTTGCCAACAAGCAGGACGTTGTTGGTGCCCTAAAGGCTTCCGAGATTGCAGAATGCTTAAAGCTGGTAAAACTGATGGATCGTACATGGCAAATACAGGGATGTTCAGCTCTGCAAGGCACAGGAGTGAAG
- the LOC120895689 gene encoding ADP-ribosylation factor-like protein 3 isoform X1 — MGLLSLLRKLRSAPEKELRILLLGLDNAGKTTLLKQLASEEVTQVTPTAGFNIKSVVSDGFKLNVWDIGGQSKIRPYWKNYFENTDVLIYVIDSSDKKRLEETGDELTELLLDDKLKSVPLLVFANKQDVVGALKASEIAECLKLVKLMDRTWQIQGCSALQGTGVKMPLSRRCRNILHARVLWYDAQALGSKSDTKLNGVKNIHVPREDRPQS; from the exons ATG ggtcttctctctcttttgcgcAAGTTGCGGTCCGCGCCGGAAAAAGAGCTACGCATACTATTGCTCGGACTGGACAATGCCGGCAAGACGACACTACTGAAACAGCTCGCATCCGAGGAAGTCACACAAGTGACTCCGACAGCAGGATTCAACATCAAATCCGTTGTGTCGGACGGCTTCAAGCTGAACGTCTGGGATATTGGCGGGCAGAGCAAAATACGTCCTTATTGGAAAAACTACTTCGAAAACACCGACGTGCTAATTTATGTCATTGACTCAAGCGACAAGAAAAGGTTGGAAGAAACCGGTGACGAGCTTACCGAATTGCTCTTGGATGACAAACTCAAATCAGTCCCGTTGCTAGTGTTTGCCAACAAGCAGGACGTTGTTGGTGCCCTAAAGGCTTCCGAGATTGCAGAATGCTTAAAGCTGGTAAAACTGATGGATCGTACATGGCAAATACAGGGATGTTCAGCTCTGCAAGGCACAGGAGTGAAG ATGCCTCTTTCAAGACGGTGTAGAAATATTCTTCATGCGCGAGTTCTTTGGTATGACGCACAAGCGCTCGGCTCGAAATCCGACACAAAACTGAATGGAGTAAAGAATATCCACGTACCTCGTGAAGATCGTCCGCAGTCatga
- the LOC120895689 gene encoding ADP-ribosylation factor-like protein 3 isoform X2, translated as MGLLSLLRKLRSAPEKELRILLLGLDNAGKTTLLKQLASEEVTQVTPTAGFNIKSVVSDGFKLNVWDIGGQSKIRPYWKNYFENTDVLIYVIDSSDKKRLEETGDELTELLLDDKLKSVPLLVFANKQDVVGALKASEIAECLKLVKLMDRTWQIQGCSALQGTGVKEGMDWVCKSIKK; from the exons ATG ggtcttctctctcttttgcgcAAGTTGCGGTCCGCGCCGGAAAAAGAGCTACGCATACTATTGCTCGGACTGGACAATGCCGGCAAGACGACACTACTGAAACAGCTCGCATCCGAGGAAGTCACACAAGTGACTCCGACAGCAGGATTCAACATCAAATCCGTTGTGTCGGACGGCTTCAAGCTGAACGTCTGGGATATTGGCGGGCAGAGCAAAATACGTCCTTATTGGAAAAACTACTTCGAAAACACCGACGTGCTAATTTATGTCATTGACTCAAGCGACAAGAAAAGGTTGGAAGAAACCGGTGACGAGCTTACCGAATTGCTCTTGGATGACAAACTCAAATCAGTCCCGTTGCTAGTGTTTGCCAACAAGCAGGACGTTGTTGGTGCCCTAAAGGCTTCCGAGATTGCAGAATGCTTAAAGCTGGTAAAACTGATGGATCGTACATGGCAAATACAGGGATGTTCAGCTCTGCAAGGCACAGGAGTGAAG GAGGGAATGGATTGGGTTTGCAAGAGCATAAAAAAGTAA
- the LOC120895685 gene encoding uncharacterized protein LOC120895685: MYFEGKYLCIVSLVIFSISGSAYTTQRTNDAVTDEGSPFLDMASEFLSTLGNQQGGGGGGGAAAGLSGIASMLLPLMANANSGGGGGKAAGNDGMGAILSGIGSMLAAGANGGGAGGGGGGGFDPALIGNVIQMFAGAVGSNADDTADEPVRRQQQSGGKRQKRKAPAEQAQNPLVDTVLTMASSWLANYNNVDQDRDSSNGGGADALVNLLPLAVQAFQSFSGPEMERTQAKHKDHSWVLPPFLENMHIMWDQFTQSELAEALWMKLGLHTVFKGFVGRDGKLDYDKLFQSLQNQSFRRRWIKAATIYLAEWVNYIANPEVYQRYVATGQMMANGFLQSQGYPKQTFLDINRPSETISNLIDHVAKRHLAVKIASIQYVKPAVNYVKDLLKLGKAKQFLTQYNVTEMTDKLTDTLNLEVIEPVLKVHRAYRQAIVTPHCDKYILCEINSHDPNEKLGLGGFKHGVTKFGSMAASWFISQETRTPFWTLFAIINDPHNCDVKHPVDCAEYHESENRVTTEYPHSEL; the protein is encoded by the exons ATGTACTTCGAGGGTAAATACCTATGCATTGTGTCGTTGGTGATCTTCTCGATCAGTGGCAGTGCGTATACCACGCAGCGTACGAACGATGCCGTGACTGACGAAGGCAGCCCATTCTTGGATATGGCGTCCGAGTTCTTGTCGACGTTGGGAAATCAGcagggtggcggtggtggtggaggagctgCCGCTGGGCTTTCTGGGATCGCTTCTATGCTGCTGCCATTGATGGCCAACGCAaatagtggtggtggtggtgggaaagCCGCCGGAAACGATGGCATGGGAGCGATTCTGTCGGGAATCGGTAGTATGCTAGCTGCCGGTGCAAACGGTGGcggagctggtggtggtggcggtggaggcTTTGATCCTGCACTGATCGGAAATGTGATTCAAATGTTCGCCGGCGCAGTGGGCAGCAATGCTGACGATACTGCCGATGAGCCTGTCCGCCGTCAGCAGCAATCAGGCGGCAAGCGGCAGAAGCGTAAAGCGCCTGCAGAACAAGCCCAGAATCCGCTAGTAGATACAGTACTTACGATGGCTTCGAGCTGGCTAGCCAACTATAATAACGTCGATCAGGATCGCGACTCCTCTAACGGGGGTGGTGCCGATGCGCTGGTTAACTTACTGCCATTGGCGGTGCAAGCCTTCCAATCGTTTTCTGGCCCGGAAATGGAACGTACACAGGCGAAGCATAAAGATCACTCCTGGGTGCTGCCACCGTTCCTCGAAAACATGCACATCATGTGGGATCAGTTCACGCAATCCGAGCTCGCGGAAGCGCTTTGGATGAAGCTGGGATTGCACACCGTCTTTAAAGGATTCGTCGGACGGGACGGTAAGCTGGATTACGACAAACTGTTTCAATCGCTGCAAAACCAGTCATTCCGACGGCGCTGGATCAAGGCGGCCACCATTTATCTAGCCGAGTGGGTGAACTACATCGCCAACCCGGAGGTCTACCAGCG ATACGTGGCCACTGGTCAAATGATGGCAAATGGGTTCCTTCAGTCGCAGGGTTATCCGAAACAAACGTTCCTAGATATTAACCGACCGAGTGAAACGATCTCGAACTTAATCGATCACGTTGCCAAGCGCCATCTGGCGGTTAAGATTGCTTCCATCCAGTACGTTAAACCAGCCGTGAACTATGTAAAGGATTTGCTGAAGCTGGGTAAAGCTAAACAGTTCCTAACACAGTACAACGTAACCGAGATGACGGATAAGCTGACCGATACGCTCAATCTTGAG GTTATTGAGCCAGTGCTGAAGGTGCATCGTGCCTATCGACAGGCGATCGTGACGCCTCACTGCGACAAGTACATTCTGTGCGAGATCAACTCACACGATCCGAACGAAAAGCTGGGACTCGGCGGATTCAAGCATGGTGTGACTAAGTTTGGCAGCATGGCAGCCTCATGGTTTATTTCGCAGGAAACACGTACACCCTTCTGGACGCTGTTTGCCATTATTAACGATCCACATAACTGCGATGTAAAGCATCCGGTAGATTGTGCGGAATATCATGAGAGTGAAAACCGTGTCACGACTGAGTATCCGCACAGCGAGCTGTAG
- the LOC120895686 gene encoding E3 ISG15--protein ligase HERC5, with protein sequence MSLILWIKGLNPMEATSHSTWQAINLNQMMHLSKGLSAMQIRFGSLYSFIGHEKTLYIFCIFTEQRKTITFEAGIVSLAINSKHCLVLLANGQLQKYDPLEERLSCVNFLGIELDSINATKGSITHLACGECITVACTSTNAIYNIPNLTTTLPKHVRIRKVVAGFEHCLMLTTNGDVYSWGGGLRGQLGNGEIVAVNDRPCVVNGLAGVKVIDIAADGWHSAAVSAFGDLYTWGWNNQGQLGLQDPQHRERVVSLPQLVSFSGEEDLMVEKVHCGIGHTVVEVVGVDRKKQVWCAGWNLETRFTYSQASLSANFGGFRKLDGPVQGESEQLEVGAGSYQVYFLQRDQN encoded by the exons ATGAGTCTAATTTTATGGATAAAGGGTCTGAATCCAATGGAAGCAACATCGCATAGTACTTGGCAAG CGATAAATCTAAACCAGATGATGCATTTATCGAAAGGATTATCCGCCATGCAAATACGTTTCGGTTCCTTATACAGCTTTATCGGCCATGAGAAAACCCTGTACATATTCTGTATCTTCACAGAGCAACGTAAAACAATTACGTTCGAGGCGGGCATTGTATCACTAGCGATAAATAGCAAACACTGTTTAGTTCTGTTGGCAAATGGACAGTTGCAGAAGTATGATCCTTTGGAAGAACGATTGAGTTGTGTTAATTTCCTCGGTATCGAACTCGATAGCATCAATGCTACGAAAGGATCGATCACTCATCTCGCTTGTGGAGAATGCATAACGGTAGCATGTACGTCGACTAATGCCATCTATAACATTCCAAACCTTACGACAACACTACCTAAACACGTGCGCATTAGAAAGGTGGTAGCTGGTTTTGAACACTGCTTAATGCTCACCACCAATGGAGATGTTTACAGCTGGGGTGGTGGATT ACGAGGACAACTAGGAAACGGAGAAATTGTTGCCGTTAACGATCGCCCATGTGTCGTGAATGGATTGGCCGGAGTGAAAGTAATCGACATTGCAGCCGATGGATGGCACTCTGCAGCGGTATCTGCCTTCGGTGATCTATACACGTGGGGTTGGAACAATCAAGGTCAGCTAGGCTTACAGGATCCGCAGCATAGGGAGCGTGTCGTTTCCCTACCGCAGCTTGTATCCTTTTCTGGCGAGGAAGACTTAATGGTGGAAAAAGTCCACTGCGGCATTGGGCATACGGTTGTAGAAGTAGTTGGCGTGGACCGGAAGAAACAGGTGTGGTGTGCAGGATGGAATTTAGAAACCCGTTTCACCTATTCTCAAGCTTCACTGTCAGCAAATTTCGGAGGTTTCCGTAAACTGGACGGCCCCGTCCAAGGAGAATCCGAACAACTAGAAGTAGGGGCAGGATCATACCAGGTATACTTCCTGCAGCGAGACCAAAACTGA